One genomic region from Arcobacter sp. LA11 encodes:
- a CDS encoding AAA family ATPase has translation MIIIPQTKGGVGKSTVAMQVIAPYLFKKHGKKVTYIEIDDENNDSQSFTRTEICDKRMLGTNRLTELDELILMDDNHEIIVDVGGNKTSSLVLEEIKKVGSFGNVKWIIPLGDGELDGKNAIATMKKIKKIEQNPEENILFALNRAISMEPEYIEEQFINFFGHKYLDSNSVLCDFVKDPKYFAVKNDKVITMSRYLGSTVWEMAYNNTDFAKKAMKAKELGDLESARKFLFFRRIQTEAKDYVLGTLNKIFYDLDQWLDIKK, from the coding sequence ATGATAATTATTCCACAAACAAAAGGTGGTGTTGGTAAATCAACTGTTGCAATGCAAGTAATTGCTCCATACCTATTTAAAAAACATGGTAAAAAAGTAACTTACATTGAAATTGATGATGAAAACAATGATAGTCAATCTTTTACAAGAACTGAAATTTGTGATAAGAGAATGCTAGGAACTAATAGACTTACGGAACTTGATGAACTTATTTTAATGGATGATAACCATGAAATAATTGTTGATGTTGGTGGAAATAAAACTTCATCTTTAGTTCTTGAAGAGATAAAAAAAGTTGGTTCATTTGGAAATGTTAAGTGGATTATCCCTTTAGGTGATGGTGAACTTGATGGAAAAAATGCAATAGCAACTATGAAAAAAATCAAAAAAATAGAACAAAATCCAGAAGAAAACATTTTATTTGCTCTAAATCGTGCTATTTCTATGGAACCAGAATATATAGAAGAACAATTTATTAACTTTTTTGGACATAAATATTTAGATAGTAATTCTGTACTTTGTGATTTTGTAAAAGACCCAAAATATTTTGCCGTGAAAAATGATAAAGTTATCACAATGAGTAGATATCTTGGAAGTACTGTTTGGGAAATGGCATATAACAACACTGATTTTGCTAAAAAAGCTATGAAAGCAAAAGAACTTGGTGATTTAGAAAGTGCTAGGAAGTTTCTGTTTTTTAGAAGAATTCAAACAGAAGCAAAAGATTATGTTTTAGGTACTTTAAATAAAATATTTTATGACTTAGACCAATGGCTAGATATTAAAAAATGA
- a CDS encoding NAD(P)/FAD-dependent oxidoreductase, producing the protein MAVIGAGASGLMFASRVKNKKICIIESNSKIGEKIKVSGGAKCNITNEKVSEKNYLGNQEFTKNTLEGFSNKDLLNFLNENGVYPKVNPKIVKGTYFCNSSKEVISMFEKLTTHTKKFLNTKVLDIEYKNFFKIKTDKQTIEAKKVVVASGGLSYVSLGASSIAYDIASKFGHTIEKTKPALVGFTVQKDQFWFKNLSGLSCMVETKVGDKTFEGSLLFAHKGCSGPVILNSSLYWQKGKMSIDFIPKKKFENFLKGNKKISTAFPLPKRFMIEFLNSICLEDKPVSSLLNEEKEKLKVLKNYEFSPAGTFGYTKAEVTSGGINSDEINQETFESLKQKDLYFLGECLDITGELGGYNFQLYFAQGFVCAKGLA; encoded by the coding sequence ATTGCTGTTATAGGAGCAGGGGCCAGTGGTTTGATGTTCGCATCACGAGTTAAAAATAAAAAAATTTGTATAATTGAATCAAACTCTAAAATTGGTGAAAAAATAAAAGTTTCTGGTGGAGCAAAGTGCAATATCACAAACGAAAAAGTAAGTGAAAAAAACTATTTAGGAAATCAAGAATTTACAAAAAATACTCTAGAAGGTTTTTCAAATAAAGATTTATTAAATTTTTTAAATGAAAATGGGGTTTATCCAAAAGTAAATCCTAAGATTGTAAAAGGAACGTATTTTTGTAATAGTTCCAAAGAAGTAATATCTATGTTTGAAAAGCTTACTACTCATACAAAAAAGTTTTTAAATACAAAAGTATTAGATATAGAATATAAAAATTTCTTCAAAATAAAAACAGATAAACAAACAATAGAAGCAAAAAAAGTTGTAGTAGCAAGTGGTGGATTATCTTATGTATCATTAGGAGCTTCATCTATAGCTTATGATATTGCTTCTAAATTTGGACATACAATAGAAAAAACAAAACCTGCACTTGTAGGTTTTACAGTACAAAAAGACCAATTTTGGTTTAAAAATTTAAGTGGTTTATCTTGTATGGTTGAAACTAAAGTAGGAGATAAAACTTTTGAAGGATCATTACTCTTTGCACATAAAGGTTGCTCTGGCCCTGTTATTTTAAACTCTTCTCTTTATTGGCAAAAAGGAAAAATGAGTATTGATTTTATTCCAAAGAAAAAATTTGAAAACTTTTTAAAAGGAAATAAAAAGATAAGTACAGCTTTCCCTCTTCCTAAAAGATTTATGATAGAGTTTTTAAATTCAATCTGCTTAGAAGATAAACCTGTTAGTTCTTTATTAAATGAAGAAAAAGAGAAATTAAAAGTTTTAAAAAATTATGAGTTTTCTCCTGCAGGAACTTTTGGATATACAAAAGCAGAAGTCACAAGTGGTGGAATAAATTCAGACGAAATAAATCAAGAAACTTTTGAAAGTTTAAAACAGAAAGATTTATATTTTTTAGGTGAGTGTCTAGATATAACTGGTGAATTAGGTGGATACAATTTTCAGCTCTATTTTGCACAAGGTTTTGTTTGTGCAAAAGGCTTAGCTTAG
- a CDS encoding thioredoxin domain-containing protein, translating to MNSFFKNKINQSFYMRILKVLLLFVIMSTITNAKEKYTNELIKEDSPYLQQHAHNPVNWMAWNKKAFKKAKEENKMIFLSIGYSTCHWCHVMEEESFENEEVAKLLNKNYISIKVDREEMPHVDKYFQNVHNLVNRRAGGWPLTIILTPQRKAFFAATYIPVEKNYGRTGIKELLRDIQSGFENDKKRIYEISNNIERILEENRSSSYEKKDLNISLVNQFVKEIDNSFDHENHGIGERPKFPHASTTETLLDIYKVFKDEKALELATKMLKAMANGGINDQIEGGFYRYSVDEKWMIPHFEKMLYTNAELLSSYSKAYIITKDEFYKNVVDGIISFTKKRFEDQNLLYSASDADSLVGNEKEEGAYFVFSYDEVADFLKKKNYSSNEIEEIIEYFNITFEGNFENGLNNPYLSKDTFLKNLEKIKKDLTELRSFKPYPFIDNKILTSWNAMYISALFEAGKIDKKNSENAIKLLDEVLKKLYVKDILYHQRLVHKKPKVKALFEDYSFLISALLKAYDFSLDKKYLALASKFNKEAINKFYKQKNWLMSDGEFKSHADVYDSAYKSSLSLMIDNILKIALLTDDLELQNLAKKSLDNNSYVLSSRPSSSVWLLRTYLAYQKGYISLKATKEMLSNKEYINYPFLLKKLDNQKKYLACKIGICFSYSEDFTEIIKEIKKNIEK from the coding sequence ATGAATAGTTTTTTTAAAAATAAAATTAATCAATCTTTTTATATGAGGATTCTAAAAGTTCTACTACTCTTTGTCATTATGAGTACAATAACAAATGCAAAAGAAAAATATACAAATGAACTGATAAAAGAAGATTCTCCTTACTTACAACAACATGCACACAATCCAGTAAATTGGATGGCATGGAACAAAAAGGCTTTTAAAAAAGCAAAAGAAGAAAATAAAATGATTTTTCTCTCTATTGGATATAGTACTTGTCATTGGTGTCATGTTATGGAAGAAGAGTCTTTTGAAAATGAAGAAGTTGCAAAGCTTTTAAATAAAAACTATATCTCGATAAAAGTAGATAGAGAAGAGATGCCCCATGTTGATAAATATTTTCAAAATGTTCATAATCTTGTAAATAGAAGAGCAGGAGGATGGCCTTTAACTATTATTTTAACTCCCCAAAGAAAAGCATTTTTTGCAGCTACTTATATCCCTGTAGAAAAAAATTATGGAAGAACTGGAATAAAAGAACTTCTTCGTGATATTCAATCTGGTTTTGAAAATGATAAAAAGAGAATATATGAAATTTCAAATAATATTGAAAGAATATTAGAAGAGAATAGAAGCTCCTCTTATGAAAAAAAAGATTTAAACATCTCTTTGGTAAATCAGTTTGTAAAAGAAATTGATAATTCTTTTGACCATGAAAACCATGGAATAGGTGAACGTCCAAAATTCCCCCATGCATCAACAACTGAAACACTACTTGATATATATAAAGTTTTTAAAGATGAAAAGGCTTTAGAATTAGCTACTAAAATGTTAAAAGCCATGGCAAATGGCGGGATAAATGACCAAATAGAAGGCGGATTTTATAGATATAGTGTAGATGAAAAATGGATGATACCTCATTTTGAAAAGATGTTATATACAAATGCAGAACTTCTTAGCTCATATTCCAAAGCGTATATTATTACAAAAGATGAGTTTTATAAAAATGTTGTAGATGGAATAATCTCTTTTACTAAAAAAAGATTTGAAGATCAAAATCTTTTATATAGTGCAAGTGATGCAGATAGTTTAGTAGGAAATGAAAAAGAAGAGGGTGCTTATTTTGTATTTTCATATGATGAGGTAGCAGATTTTTTAAAGAAAAAAAATTATTCTTCAAATGAAATAGAAGAGATTATTGAATATTTTAATATAACTTTTGAAGGTAATTTTGAAAATGGATTAAATAATCCATATTTATCAAAAGATACATTTCTCAAAAACTTAGAAAAAATAAAAAAAGATTTGACAGAGTTACGTTCTTTTAAGCCTTATCCTTTTATAGACAATAAAATTTTAACATCATGGAATGCTATGTATATTTCTGCTTTATTTGAAGCAGGGAAAATAGATAAAAAAAATAGTGAAAATGCAATCAAACTTTTAGATGAAGTTCTAAAAAAACTTTATGTAAAAGATATTTTATACCATCAAAGATTAGTACATAAAAAACCAAAAGTAAAAGCTCTATTTGAAGACTATTCATTTTTAATTTCTGCACTTTTAAAAGCTTATGATTTTTCTTTAGATAAAAAATATTTAGCTTTAGCTTCGAAATTTAACAAAGAGGCAATTAATAAGTTTTATAAACAGAAGAATTGGCTTATGAGTGATGGTGAGTTTAAGTCCCATGCAGATGTTTATGATAGTGCATATAAAAGTTCATTATCTTTAATGATAGATAATATTCTAAAAATAGCTTTATTAACTGATGATTTAGAACTTCAAAATTTAGCTAAAAAATCTTTAGATAATAACTCTTATGTTTTATCTTCAAGACCAAGTAGTTCTGTATGGTTATTAAGAACTTACCTAGCATATCAAAAAGGTTATATATCTTTAAAAGCTACAAAAGAGATGTTATCAAATAAAGAGTATATAAATTATCCTTTTTTATTAAAAAAGCTTGATAATCAAAAAAAATATTTAGCTTGTAAAATTGGAATATGTTTTTCTTATAGTGAAGATTTTACTGAAATAATAAAAGAAATAAAAAAGAATATAGAAAAATAG
- a CDS encoding Spy/CpxP family protein refolding chaperone: MKTKVLVGIGLTGLLVTGAYAAYNNQGMKQGANCNMQGAKKMMMQKGYKKGQHGPMALLKKLNLTPEQTKQIQTIKKDMMKNKITPDVAFTKDGFNKAKFIEIMKQKRENMIESKAEMIDRVYKILTPKQKEQFKVLMELKKEKRMAMMEKRMNF, encoded by the coding sequence ATGAAAACAAAAGTATTAGTAGGAATCGGATTAACAGGATTATTAGTAACAGGAGCTTATGCAGCTTATAATAATCAAGGAATGAAACAAGGTGCAAATTGCAATATGCAAGGAGCAAAAAAAATGATGATGCAAAAAGGGTATAAAAAGGGACAACATGGACCAATGGCTTTATTAAAAAAGCTAAACTTGACACCAGAACAAACTAAACAAATTCAAACTATCAAGAAAGATATGATGAAAAATAAAATTACTCCTGATGTAGCATTTACAAAAGATGGTTTTAATAAAGCAAAATTTATTGAAATAATGAAACAAAAAAGAGAGAATATGATAGAATCTAAAGCAGAAATGATTGATAGAGTTTATAAGATTCTAACACCAAAACAAAAAGAGCAATTCAAAGTTTTAATGGAACTTAAAAAAGAAAAAAGAATGGCTATGATGGAAAAAAGGATGAATTTTTGA
- a CDS encoding response regulator transcription factor, whose product MIKIAMVEDDLELADVLTQYLKQYNIEVTNYEEPFLALSSLKLYKYDLIILDLTLPGMDGLDVCKAIVKDFDIPIIISSARSDITDKVTALQLGADDYLPKPYDPRELEVRIKTILRRFNHNGIEEKNEKESLFKLNGDKKEITKNGKYIKLTAAEYEVLSLMLKREGFVISREDIFENSDLLNSDYENSGSLAVIINRIRHKIEDNPKEPSYLHTIRGMGYKFTNE is encoded by the coding sequence TTGATTAAGATTGCGATGGTAGAAGATGATTTAGAATTAGCAGATGTTCTAACTCAATATTTAAAGCAATATAATATAGAAGTAACAAACTACGAAGAGCCTTTTTTGGCTCTTAGTAGTTTAAAACTTTATAAGTATGATTTAATCATATTAGATTTAACTCTCCCTGGAATGGATGGTCTTGATGTGTGTAAGGCTATTGTAAAAGATTTTGATATTCCAATTATTATTTCAAGTGCAAGAAGTGATATAACAGACAAAGTCACAGCTTTACAACTTGGAGCTGATGATTACTTACCTAAACCATATGACCCAAGAGAATTAGAAGTAAGAATTAAAACTATTTTAAGAAGATTTAACCATAATGGAATAGAAGAAAAAAATGAAAAAGAATCTCTTTTTAAACTAAATGGTGATAAAAAAGAGATAACAAAAAATGGAAAGTATATTAAGTTAACAGCTGCTGAGTATGAAGTCTTATCTTTGATGTTAAAAAGAGAAGGTTTTGTAATAAGTAGAGAAGATATATTTGAAAACTCTGATTTACTGAATTCTGATTATGAAAATTCAGGTTCATTAGCTGTTATAATTAATAGAATAAGACATAAGATTGAAGATAATCCAAAAGAACCTAGTTATCTTCATACAATAAGAGGAATGGGGTATAAATTTACAAATGAATAG
- a CDS encoding 3-methyladenine DNA glycosylase yields the protein MSNSYELLEFLKNQNLLEGHPEFWWSSASDFEILIGAILTQNTKWTNVEKSLENLRKLDLLSFQKLIDIDLEVLILAITPSGFKNQKAVRLKQLAKNIIDEFITFENFCENVSKEWLLEQKGIGLETADAILCYACHQEFMVVDKYTQRLVKHFGFEFENYEDLQAWCEYGINENFDKISKLYGFEISLNKLYCRFHGKIIEFMKSNKL from the coding sequence ATTTCTAATAGCTATGAGCTTTTAGAATTTTTAAAAAATCAAAATCTACTTGAAGGTCATCCTGAGTTTTGGTGGTCAAGTGCAAGTGATTTTGAAATTTTAATTGGTGCAATATTAACTCAAAATACAAAATGGACAAATGTTGAAAAATCTTTAGAAAACTTACGAAAACTTGATTTATTATCTTTTCAAAAATTAATAGATATTGACTTAGAAGTTTTGATTTTAGCAATTACTCCTAGTGGGTTTAAAAATCAAAAAGCAGTAAGATTAAAACAGTTAGCAAAAAATATAATTGATGAATTTATAACTTTTGAAAACTTTTGTGAAAATGTATCAAAAGAGTGGTTGTTAGAACAAAAAGGTATTGGACTTGAAACTGCTGATGCAATTTTGTGTTATGCTTGCCATCAAGAGTTTATGGTAGTTGATAAATATACACAAAGGTTAGTAAAACACTTTGGATTTGAGTTTGAGAACTATGAAGATTTACAAGCTTGGTGTGAATATGGAATTAATGAAAACTTCGATAAAATATCTAAACTTTATGGGTTTGAAATATCTTTAAACAAACTTTATTGTAGATTCCACGGTAAGATTATCGAATTTATGAAGAGTAATAAACTATGA
- a CDS encoding FAD-dependent oxidoreductase, which translates to MIRRDFFKLSILTAASLTSVKAVSNAKTNSKSTKTKIAICGGGFAGLSCAKQLKTLNPNLDVTVIEKRVNFSSCPFSNAWLGEVRNISYEDLNYDYNSAIEKYKYNFINATISDIDKDKKIITTEQGTIEYEYLIMAVGIDYNYKKLFRRDIKKAKECEVKAPPGLKPGSEHLKLKRMIKNFKGGNFVISIPSQAYKCPPAPYERACMIATYFKKNKIDGKVIIIDPRVKPAAKPERFTQTFNEIHKDIIEYKSNTKFKDVDFDKKEIYIESFNKKTLVFEKITLPFEEASIIPPNTANKLIKKAGLETYVNGWAKLRQPTFRSISHEDVYIIGDSQGEYPYPKSAQMANSCAYLVAEELVNRIKGEGYKYKTYLPGNVCYSMVSENKAVSISHLYKFTDKVHVTSITSDIDTFTADAAEGWYFGLIEDILGIES; encoded by the coding sequence ATGATTAGACGTGACTTTTTTAAACTCTCTATTTTAACAGCAGCATCTCTTACCTCTGTAAAAGCAGTTTCAAATGCAAAAACAAATAGTAAATCAACTAAAACAAAAATTGCAATTTGTGGTGGAGGGTTTGCAGGACTTTCTTGTGCAAAACAATTAAAAACATTAAATCCAAATTTAGATGTAACAGTTATAGAAAAAAGAGTAAACTTTTCATCTTGTCCATTTTCAAATGCATGGTTAGGTGAAGTTAGAAATATTTCATATGAAGATTTGAATTATGATTATAACAGCGCTATTGAAAAATATAAATACAATTTTATAAATGCAACTATTAGCGATATTGATAAAGATAAAAAAATCATTACTACAGAGCAAGGAACTATTGAATATGAATATCTAATTATGGCAGTAGGTATTGATTATAACTATAAAAAACTATTTAGACGAGATATAAAAAAAGCAAAAGAGTGTGAAGTTAAAGCTCCTCCTGGATTAAAACCTGGAAGTGAACACCTTAAACTAAAACGTATGATTAAAAACTTTAAAGGTGGAAATTTTGTAATATCTATTCCATCACAAGCTTATAAATGTCCCCCTGCACCATATGAAAGAGCTTGTATGATTGCAACATATTTTAAGAAAAATAAAATAGATGGAAAAGTAATTATAATTGACCCTAGAGTTAAGCCTGCTGCAAAGCCTGAAAGATTTACTCAAACCTTTAATGAAATTCATAAAGATATTATTGAATATAAATCAAATACAAAATTCAAAGATGTAGACTTTGATAAAAAAGAGATTTATATTGAAAGTTTCAATAAAAAAACTTTAGTATTTGAGAAAATTACTTTACCTTTTGAAGAAGCATCTATTATTCCGCCAAATACCGCAAATAAATTAATAAAAAAAGCAGGTCTAGAAACCTATGTAAATGGTTGGGCAAAACTTAGACAACCAACTTTTAGATCAATTTCACATGAAGATGTTTATATTATTGGTGATTCACAAGGAGAGTATCCTTATCCCAAGTCTGCGCAAATGGCTAACTCATGTGCTTATTTAGTTGCAGAAGAATTAGTAAATAGAATTAAAGGAGAAGGATATAAATACAAAACATATCTACCTGGAAATGTTTGTTACTCAATGGTATCAGAAAATAAAGCTGTATCAATTAGTCACTTATATAAATTTACAGATAAGGTTCATGTAACATCTATTACTTCTGATATTGATACTTTCACAGCTGACGCTGCCGAAGGTTGGTATTTTGGTCTAATTGAAGATATATTAGGAATCGAAAGCTAA
- a CDS encoding ArsS family sensor histidine kinase — protein MNRQSIFFTITVSFIISIILVIISFGIMMFGSQKKMEHHLLEKYTPVAKMIYRQHFRKGGVNKKFKENFTALNYELFTRKGPIDGITYNPKTKVIVERRFKDSLLRVLQVNDRQFIYIKNRGKTFLVEDKNEITKNSKIYIVLVFAIILITLILSFIVTIKKLMPLKVLKDKVSNLGDENFDFECCDSNSKDEVSMLGMEFKKTAKKLKDIKEARNVFIRNIMHELKTPITKGKFLTEIERNEENDEKLKEVFIRLESLINEFASIEELISSSKNIEKNYYFLDDILDNAKDILMVEEDEVVGHFENKKLEVNFKLFSIAVKNLIDNAIKYSPDKKVEIKTENQDIIFENRGKELKYDLERYYEPFFANEEKIENSFGLGLYIIHNILKANNYSLSYEYKNGINIFRCKKDEE, from the coding sequence ATGAATAGACAATCAATATTTTTCACAATAACAGTAAGTTTTATAATATCAATTATCTTAGTAATAATTAGTTTTGGAATAATGATGTTTGGAAGTCAAAAAAAGATGGAACATCATCTTTTAGAAAAATATACACCTGTTGCTAAAATGATTTATAGACAACACTTTAGAAAAGGTGGTGTTAATAAAAAGTTCAAAGAAAATTTCACAGCTTTAAATTATGAATTATTTACTAGAAAAGGTCCAATTGATGGAATTACTTATAACCCAAAAACAAAAGTTATTGTAGAAAGAAGATTTAAAGATTCATTACTAAGAGTTTTACAAGTAAATGATAGACAATTTATATATATTAAAAATAGAGGTAAAACTTTTTTAGTTGAAGATAAAAATGAAATTACAAAAAATTCTAAGATTTATATTGTTTTAGTCTTTGCAATTATATTAATTACCTTAATTCTATCGTTTATTGTAACTATAAAAAAACTTATGCCTCTTAAAGTTCTTAAAGATAAAGTAAGTAATTTAGGTGATGAGAATTTTGATTTTGAATGTTGTGATAGTAATAGTAAAGATGAAGTATCAATGCTTGGTATGGAGTTTAAAAAGACTGCAAAAAAATTAAAAGATATTAAAGAAGCTAGAAATGTATTTATTCGAAATATTATGCATGAGCTTAAAACTCCTATTACAAAGGGAAAATTTTTAACAGAAATCGAAAGAAATGAAGAAAATGATGAAAAATTAAAAGAAGTATTTATTCGTTTAGAATCATTGATTAATGAATTTGCTTCTATTGAAGAGCTTATCTCTTCAAGTAAAAATATTGAAAAAAACTATTATTTTTTAGATGATATCTTAGATAATGCAAAAGATATTTTGATGGTAGAAGAAGATGAGGTAGTAGGTCATTTTGAAAATAAAAAACTGGAAGTAAATTTCAAACTATTTTCAATTGCAGTTAAAAATCTTATTGATAATGCAATTAAATATTCTCCTGATAAAAAAGTTGAAATAAAAACAGAAAATCAAGATATTATATTTGAAAATAGAGGTAAAGAATTAAAATATGATTTAGAAAGATATTATGAGCCATTTTTTGCAAATGAAGAAAAAATAGAAAATTCTTTTGGCTTAGGATTATATATTATTCATAACATTTTAAAAGCAAATAATTACTCTTTATCATATGAATACAAAAATGGTATAAATATATTCAGATGTAAAAAGGATGAAGAATAA
- a CDS encoding TIGR00282 family metallophosphoesterase, translating to MRIAFIGDIVGRPGRKIIKENLSKIRVEYNIDFVIANGENASHGFGLTTKNCDELLKAGIDVITGGNHSFDKKREMFALLETENVLRPDNYPAGIPGSGLKIFEVGSEKLAVINLMGQFAMPTVENPFNWARKLVDELKEQDIKNIFIDFHAEATSEKRVIFMMLKGEVSSICGTHTHVGTDDLQIMDGTSYLTDIGLTGCRDNVIGMDKKVPIAKATTGLGGHFEVPNACKSILQIMVTDIEEGRAVNSFKLKKLCNKQELIKTDAIAD from the coding sequence TTGAGAATCGCATTTATTGGAGATATTGTTGGTCGTCCTGGCCGAAAAATCATAAAAGAAAACCTATCTAAAATTAGAGTAGAATATAACATTGATTTTGTAATTGCAAATGGTGAAAATGCAAGTCATGGTTTTGGACTGACAACAAAAAATTGTGATGAACTTTTAAAAGCAGGAATAGATGTAATAACAGGTGGAAATCACTCTTTTGATAAAAAAAGAGAGATGTTTGCACTTTTAGAAACGGAAAATGTATTAAGACCAGATAATTATCCTGCTGGAATTCCAGGTTCTGGATTAAAAATATTTGAAGTTGGTTCTGAAAAATTAGCTGTAATAAATTTAATGGGACAGTTTGCAATGCCAACAGTTGAAAACCCTTTTAACTGGGCTAGAAAACTTGTAGATGAATTAAAAGAACAAGATATTAAAAATATATTTATTGATTTTCATGCAGAAGCAACAAGTGAAAAAAGAGTTATTTTTATGATGTTAAAAGGTGAAGTAAGTTCTATTTGTGGTACTCATACCCATGTTGGAACAGATGATTTACAAATTATGGATGGAACTTCATATTTAACTGATATTGGACTTACTGGTTGTAGAGATAATGTAATTGGAATGGATAAAAAAGTTCCAATTGCTAAAGCTACTACTGGATTAGGTGGACATTTTGAAGTTCCAAATGCATGTAAATCTATTCTTCAAATAATGGTTACAGATATTGAAGAAGGTCGAGCAGTAAATAGTTTTAAATTAAAAAAACTTTGTAATAAACAAGAACTTATAAAAACAGATGCAATTGCCGACTAA